The Chryseobacterium turcicum nucleotide sequence ATACTCAATCTTGATCTTATAGGCTTTAAGTATTTTCTTAATTCTAAGCTTGCAGATAAATTGCTATTATTCTTTACCAAAATTGTTTGATTAAAAGTGTAATTAGGATTTACAATCATATTATTAGACAAATAATCTCCACTTTTGAAAAAATTAATATTGAAATTAAGATATTGAGACATTTGCTCTCCCACGTTGTAGCTAAATCCTAAATTACAATCTTGCAAAACAGCAAAATTTACATTGCTCTGTTTAAAGTTTCTGTTTCCCTGATAGATATAGTTAGTATAAACATCGTTGATACTGACTGTGGAAAATTTCCTTCCTGCATTCAAATTAAAATTTCCTATTTTTCTGTTTTGGTAACCAATATTTGCTAACGGAGAAACATAGAAACCATTCTGTTTATTTTGATTTAAATCAGAATGAATCATTTGATTTAAAATGGTAAAACCATAGCTCCAATTTTTTACTTTTTTGTTATATTTAATCTGAGCAAAAACATTATTCTGAACATAATCTGTATGATTAATAAACTCTGATTTATCAAAACTTATCGCTTCATTATTTGAATTAAAAATATGAAGGTTTGAGCTTAAAAAATCTTTTCTGAACTCGTTTCCTAACTGTAATTCCAGGCTGTGTTCTTCTGCATACTTTTTAAGATAAGAAAGTTTTAATCCCCCAAAATTCATTTTAGAATCAATAATCTGATTTATTTTTTGAGCATCAGGATTGTTTAGTATTTGAGAAAAAACATCATTTTCATCAGTAAAATCATATGGCCGGTTTTGAAAAATATATCTTGCTACTGCTACTAAAGCTTTGGATGAATCTATTTTCTTAGTGTAAGTCAATCTATTTTCGTTGGCAAAAAGTTCATTCTTTCCAATTTGATTATTCAACTGTTCATTAAAAAGAAAAATATTATTATTATTTTCATTTAAGGATGAAACTTTATTATAGAATTGTAAGTTTGAGTTATTTTTAAAGTCTTTTGAAAGTTCTACCTTCCCAACAATATTTCTGTTATTTTGCTTCCATATTTTATCCTCACTATTAATAAAATCTAAACCGTTAAAATTAAATTTATAAAAAGAATTGATATAGTTTCTATTTTCTATTTCATTAAAAATAGTTACAAACTTTAATTTCCAATCGGTTTTAAAATTATAAATATAATTAAGTGAAACTAACTTATCATTGTTAAAATTAGTGCGCTTATCATCAAACTGAAAGTTTTTTTGATGAAGATTAATTATTGATAGTGTGTTAATATTGGTTCCAACATTTTCAACATCATTATCCGAGCTTGGATTGGTTAAGTATTCTACACCCTTCATTTCATTTAAACCCAAATTATTGGCATTCAGAAGAAAATAGATTTTTTGTCTCTTTGTAAAGTTCATCAGATTGAGTTTTCCCTGTCGCATATCTTCTTTATAACTTGTAGAAGCTAACAAAACATTTCCAAACCACTTACCTTTGGCATCTTCTTTTAATGTAAGATTAAGGGCAATACTTTCTGAAGCTTCAATATTTTTGAGAAGCTTATTTTTTGAATAATTTTTAAGAACCTGAACTTTATCTAAAGGTTTGGAAGGCATATTTTGGGTAAGTGTCTGATAACCTCTTTCAAAAAGATCATCATTTTCTATCATCACCCTGGAAACCTCTTTATTTCCGAATTTTATTTTACCATCACTAAGAACAGTAATTCCCGGAAGTTTTTTTAAGAGATCTTCTACATTTTGCTCTGTTCCATTAGAAAAATTTTTAGCAGAATATTCTATAGTGTCTTTCTTAATCTTGATCGGCGAAGTTCTGCTAATAACTACTTCCTTTATTTCTTTTACTTTATCAGTCTCAAGAATAATGGTTTTAAAATTTTTGCTTTCACCTCTTTTAATTATAGAAACAGGGAATTTCTTAGAAAAATAGCCCATCGCAGAAATATTCAGATTAAAATTTCCGAATTTATCCGTATTAAGCAAAAAACTTCCGTCTTTATCACTAAAGACGAAAGTTATTATATTATCCTGTGAATCGGTAAGAATCACATTGGCTCTTGAAACCGCCTGTTTATTTTCTGACCATACTAAACCTTTTATCTCTGTTTGAGCAGAGATTTTAAGAAATAATATGATGAATAATAAACATAAATACTTCATTAAGGCTTTTTAGACTCTTCCCATTCGAAAGATTTTTCTATCTTAAAGTCTCTTTCTTTGGAAGAACTCACTACTATTGTTCCAGCTGGTCTATTTGCTTCAACTTTTGACTTAATATCTTTTAAGTAGTTATTTTCAATATTTATATATTCTTTATAATCAATGTACTTAGACTTTTCTTCAGGAAATGAGAAAAGAAGTTTAGAATTAATGTCAATTTTCTGTGGAAAATTTAATACAATCTTAGCAGCTTCATAGGTAAACAAGTTATCTTTATCTGAAACTTTTAAAATTACACCAGGTAATCCTCTAAACTTTAAAGGACCTAAATCAACTGGCAAATCGGTTGTAAAGTAAGCAATAAAATCTCTTCCTCTAAATTTCCCTAAAGCTTTATGACATTTATATCCTAAGATTATTTCCGTATCTTTCTGAATAATATTCCAATCAATTTTTTGATAGTTGTCTAACGTAAAAAGAATCTCCTTAGTAAAAGAATTATCTTTTATATAAAATTTTTTCTCATCCAGTGAATTTTTTATAATCTGGCTGCTCCTAATTTTTTCACTATTAGTCAAAAAATCATTCACTTCTTCCAAACTTCCTCTGTAGCTAAAAAAAATAGACCATTTATCTTGAAAAACAAGTATATTTTTTTCATAAATTTTTTCATTACCACCAGCATCATCTATGATTTTATTGTAAACAATAAAATTGTTCTGTGCTTTGAAAAAAACACAGAACAAAATCATAATAAATTTAATATATGCTGTCATTAATAATTTGCAGGGCAATCGCCAAATCCTGTCATCATTCTTGTTACTTTAATTAGTAACCCTCCTTCACCCGCTTCACTACAACCACTTCCATAAGCTTCGTATGATTCTTTAACTGTACCTACGTAATTTCCACAAGTATCGTATTGTCTTGTATGTGTTGCAATTGTACAAGAAAATAACACTCCATTCACATAGTTGTAGGTTGTAACTTGTTTTTTGTCTCCTTTTTCCTTCGTTACAACTTTTGTTTCCATTTTATGTTCAGAAACATTAGGTACTGAATTATTCGCTAAAGCAATCCCTGAAATTCCAACTGTTAAAAACAACGCTAAAATAGTTTTTTTCATAAATTTAATATTTGTACGTCTTCAAACCAACTTAGACATTTTAGTTTAAATCCTTAAGGAGGATTTTCGGTTTATAAACTTACTAATTTTTGTTGATTATATATTTGTCTTCTTTTTCGGATGGATTCCGCTTTTGTTTGCTTTCTTTTTTCCAAAATCTGTTCTGATCTTCCGAAGTACACATCTGCTGGAGTGAGGTTATTTATCGACTCGTGATAGGGCTTGTTATTGTAGTTTTCTACAAATTTTTCCAGTGCCTGGATGAGTTCTTCGGGATGATAAAAATGATTTAGTTTCACTACGTTTTTCATCGTTCTGTGATAACGTTCAATCTTACCTTGAGTCTGCGGATGCATTGGTTTTCCGTGAACCTGCTTCATCTTTACATTATCTCTAAGATAGGTTTTCAGTTCACCGGAGACGTAGCAGGAACCGTTATCTGAGAGCAGTTTAGGTTTAGCTTTGGTCTTTAATTTCGCTTTTTTAATGGCCGTGTCCACCGTTCGTTTCACATCTTCGGCCTTCATCGAGTCGCACAGCTCCCAGTGAATGATGTAGCGGCTATAGTCGTCCAAAATCGTGCTCAAATAGTACCATCCCCAGCCAATGATCTTGAAATAGGTAAAATCTGTCTGCCACATTTGATGCACAAATTCCGTTTTGTCTTTGAACTCATTTGCTGCTGAAAGAAGAAAATGATTCGGTGCCGGTATTAAGTCTCTTTGCTTCAAAATACGGTAAACACTGGATTCTGAAATAAAAACATCTTGCTCATCGGTAATTTTGGGGTCAGTCGACGAAACGGAAAATATAGCACGTTAAGGATAGAATCTATTAAATAATTATTTTTTATAGACTGAATAAATTACTTTCTATTGTAAACCTTTATTTCCACATTTCTTTCTCTTAAATATTTATACATTGTCATTTTTGAAATCTTCAAGTCGGCAGCAATTTCGTTGACACTTTTTATCCCCTCATTATAATAATTTTCTGCAATAATAGCTTTTTGCTGAGCTTCCTTACTTAATCCTTTCCTGCGACCTCCTTTCTTACCTCTTTCCCGTGCTGCCTCCAAGCCTGCTTTTGTTCTTTCCCTGATTAGATCCTTTTCAAATTCTGCAAAGGATGCGGAAATATTAAAAAATAATCTTCCTTGCGGAGTCGTAGTGTCTATGTTGTCATGCAAGCTTTGTAGAGCTACATTTTTAGAATTTAATATTTCGACAATTTCTAACAGGTGTTTTAAAGATCTTCCAAGTCTGTCTAATTTATAAACAACTACAACATCACCCTTACGAATTTGCTCTAATAATTTTTTGAGTTGTGGTCTTTCCTTTGTAGCTCCGGAAACTGTTTCCTTAAAAATCATTTCACATCCTAATTTATTTAAAGCGTCTTCCTGCAGATTATAATTTTGATCCTGTGTTGATATTCTGATATATCCAATTTTCATAAGTATAGATAATTGCATTAAAAATTTAAATAAATATACTCAATTTATTATACTAGTTTTTTTTACTTATTTTTATTTTAAAACGTAATTTTCAGAAAACACAAAAAAGTACAAGTAAACGGACGTTTTATTTTACTTAAGAAAAAATATTTTTATGCCTAGAAAACAAGTATTATCAGAGTTTGAGATAAAAGAGTTAATTAAAATTCCAGAAACTGATGAAGAATTAATCATCAACTATTCTTTATCGGAAAATGATTTTTCAATAATAAAAAATCATTGTAGAACAAACACCAATAAGTTGGGATTTGCAGTTAATCTCAGTTATATGAGACATCCAGGGATTATTTTAGCTCCTGAGTTATATCCTGATCGACAAATCTTACAGTTTATTAGCAGTCAACTAGGAATAAATGTTTTAGAATGGGAAAACTATGGAAAAAGAGAGCAAACAAGGAGAGAATATATAAGCATACTGCAATCTGTTTATGGATTTCGAATATTTACAATCATAGATTATACGGTCTACAAAGGGTTGTTACAAGAAATAGCTCTCAAAACAGATAAAGGATTTGTTGTGGCAGAAGAATTAGTTAAATTTCTTCGTAAAAATAAAATCTTACTCCCTGCAACTGGAACAATTGAAAGGCTTTGCTCGGAAGCTCTTATTAATGCGGAAAAGCAAATTTATGATAGCCTGAGTTCTTCATTGTCCAATCATCAGAAACAGTTATTAGATGCTCTTCTCAACTTACAGGAAAAAAGCAGCATCAGTCAACTAAATTGGCTCAAGCAATCCCCACAGGCGGTCAATTCAAAGTTTTTACTGATGCATATAAAGAGGTTGAAGACAATAAAAGAGATCAATCTTCCAAAAGATATTGGTAAGGATATTCATCAGAACCGATTACTAAAAATAGCCAGAGAAGGAAGACAGATGACACCACAGCATCTAAGGGATTTTGAAGAATCCAGGAGATACGCAACATTGGTGGCAATACTTCTGGAAACCAAAGCTTCCATCATCGATGAAATCATAGAAATGAATGATAAGATCATCGGTTCTTTGTTCAGATATGCCAAGAATACGCAAACTCAAAAAATGCAGGATTCCGGAAAATCCATGGGTGAGCAGCTCGGTATATTTTTTAAAGTTGGCAGCGCACTTCTGGATGCCAAGGAAACAGGAGAAGATCCTTTCGATGCTGTTGAGTCAGTTATTTCATGGGACGCTCTGGCTCAAAGTATTTCAGAAGCCAAGAACTTAACAGCTAAACAAAATTTTGACTCTCTTTATTTTATATCCGATAAATACTTTACGATAAAAAAATATGGTGGAGAATTTCTGAAAGAGTTGGAACTCCGCTCTGCCCCTGTAGCAGAAGATATTCTAAAGGCAGTAGGTATCTTGATTGACCTGTATGAAGGAAAAATAAAAAAACTACCGGAAAAAATTCCATCAGGTTTTATCAGAAAAAGATGGGAAGAACTGGTATTTACAGAGAACGGTATAGATAGAAAGTTTTATGAACTATGTATATTTTCTGAACTGAAAAACCATTTGCGTTCCGGTGATCTTTGGGTACAGGGTTCAAGACAGTACAAAGATTTTGAAGATTATCTTATTCCTGCAGGCAGATTCGTTGAAATGAAAGATGAAAATCAAGTTCCTCTGGATGTAGCATTGAATGCAGAAGAGTTTCTTTCGGAGCGAATGGAACTTCTTTCAAATAAAATACAAATAGTATGTAAGCTCATTGAAAATAATGAACTCCCTGAATCTTCTATTATTAATGACAGAATAAAGATTAAACCTCTTGAAAATACAGTTCCTGAAGAAGTTGAAGTTTTAGCAAAAAAAATATACAGTCTGCTTCCTCTTATTAAAATCACAGATCTTTTGAAAGAAGTCGATCAGTGGACGGGCTTTACAGATCAGTTCATTCATCTGAAATCCGGAAATAAAGCCAGTGACAAAAATTTGTTACTCACTGTAATACTGTCAGATGCCATTAATTTAGGTTTAAGAAAAATGTCGGAAGCTTCTCCGGGAACTTCCTATGCAAAACTCTCATGGCTTCAGGCGTGGCATATCCGAGACGAAACGTATTCTTCAGCTTTAGCGAAAATTATCAATACTCAATCCGATCACTCATTTTCTTCTTACTGGGGAGAGGGCAAAACATCTTCTTCGGACGGTCAAAGGTTTGCTACAGGCAGTTATGCGCAGAGAACCGGAAATATTAATCCAAAATATGGAAGCAGTCCCGGAGTTCAGTTTTACACTCATATCTCCGACCAATACGCACCTTTTCATACCAAGGTTATCAATGTAGGAGTAAGGGATGCAACCTATGTTTTGGATGGGCTTCTCTATCATGAATCTGAACTGCAGATAGAAGAACATTATACGGATACTTCGGGGTTTACCGATCATGTATTCGCTTTGATGCAGTTACTGGGATTTAAATTTGCTCCAAGAATCAGAGATTTGAATGATAAGAAGTTATTTATTCCTGAAACATCTACGAGCTATTCTGCGTTATCAGAACATATAGGAGGAACCATCAACAGTAAAAAGATTATTCAAAACTGGGATGAAATTCTAAGATTGGCTGCTTCCATAAAAAATGGAACTGTTACGGCTTCACTGATTGTCAAGAAGATTGGAAGTTATCCACGGCAGAACGGACTGGCTGTAGCATTACGAGAATTGGGTAAAATAGAAAGAACTTTATTTATGCTCGACTGGTACATGAGTCCGGAACTTAGACGCAGAGTTACCGCAGGACTTAATAAAGGTGAAGCCAGAAACGCTTTGGCAAGAGCTGTATATTTTAACAGGTTTGGAGAAGTCAGAGAACGAAGCTTTGAAAATCAACGGTATAAGGCAAGCGGTCTTAATCTGGTTACTGCTGCTATTGTTCTATGGAATACGGTTTATATTGAAAAAGCAGTGCAGCACCTGAAAGAACAGGGCGAAGAAATTAATGAAGAATTACTTCAACACCTTTCTCCTTTAGGATGGGAACATATTCACCTTACCGGAGACTATGTTTGGGAAGATCGTATCAAGTTTAAAAAAGGAGAGTTTAGATCGCTAAGAAATTCTTTATAATAATCACTCTTATCACATTAAGATAAGAGTGATTATAAAAAACTATATATTTCTAGTTTTTAATGAACTTTTTAGTGTACGCAGATTCTTTTGTGTTTACTTTCAGTATATATGATCCGTTTTGTAAATGTGAAATAGAGATCTCTTTTTTCCCGGAAACATCTTTTAAAATCAATTTTCCGGAAAGATCAAAAATTTCAATTGATTTTACGACTTCTTTTATTTTGATATTAATGAAATCTGAAGTGGGGTTAGGATAAACATCTATTTTATCGTTATAATTGTTTTCCGAAGTAGAAAGAAGATCAGCATTTAAAATTTTAATGTTATCCATTGTAAAACCAGATCCTTCGTTATCATAAACGAAGTTGAGAACATTAAACCCCATAACACTATTTGAAATAGGTTGGCTTCCGAGTAAGATATTGTTTAAATAATAAGTTACGGTGTGTGTTGCCAAATTTGCAATTAGTTTAAAATTATACCACGTATTTGCAGAAATGTTTACAGATGTAGCTACACCATCGTCTATAACTCCGTTATATACAAGCAGTCCGCCTTGACTTGGCTCAATGTTGAAACCGCCTACGATATTATCGTCAAGATCTTGTACAACCATATGATATTCTGAAGATCCAACAGCAGAAATTTTGTAATCAAACGAATATTCGGTCTTTGTAAAACCAGAAATACTTTTTGTAACCCCTCCACTGGTACCACTACTATTACTTGTAACAGTCACAGAGTTTGAACCAATTGATGCTGTGGTATTTATCACTTTAGCACTACTCGTAGTAACGCCTCCCCATCTCGACCAGCCCTGTTGGCCTGGAAGATTTCCTAACGTGTATCCTTCAGAAGTTTCAAAAGAAATGTTTTGACTGAAAGCAAATAGACTTAAGGTTATTGCAAAAATTAAAAGTAGTTTTTTATCCATATTTGAAATTTTTTATTTGTTATAAAAAAGAGTCCGTTTTTACTAGGTATGAAACGGACTCTTAATCTTTTTCTTTAATAGCAATTGCCACCACAATCAGTAGCATTCTGATAATCTTCAGAAGTTATTGAATAAGTTTCTACTTGTTCATCATTGAAACTTATATTAAACAAATTTCTAATATTTTCATTATAAATAATCGGATAGGGATTATTAGGAATATTAGCACATGTTGGACACTGTTCTGAGAATACAGTAAAAAGATTTATATGGTTATTATTGTAAATTACACCTACATGAGTAATACTTCCAGCTGCTGTTGCTTTAAACAATCCTGTCATATTAAAGCCAGCTGCACCTGGTGGCTTATACGTATATTTTTTGGTGAATTTTTCGTTATTCGCTAGTGTAATGGCATTTTCCATTTCAGGAACACCATTTATGTAAGGTACTAATTTGATATTTTGTCCAGCATTATTTGATATACTATATGTATAATCAATACTTTCCCCCTGATCAGTTCCACAGCATATCGTAAGCAAACCAAAACTTAGTAATAGTAGTGTTTTCATTATTTTTAATCTTGCCAGTTAGCAAATAATTCATCTACAAAAGGTCTAGTAGGTTTATTAGGATACATTGCTTTAACTTTATCTCTATAGTCGTTCCAATATCTCGCGCCTGATAAAGCATTTTCCAGCTCTTTAATTGTATATCCATCTACTTGATCCATTGGATAGCCTGCTCCAAAAATCCTTCTTTGATTAACAGTATCTGTCATATCATAAATCCCAGAAGTATATAAATTCTCTGCTGCGATAGTTCTAAATTGATAATTTTGATAATTTAAAGTAAGATTTTGATAAACTAAATAATTTGGATTATTAAATCTTATCCTATATCTTTCTAGAGTCATAAGAATTTCCACTGCAGTTGGCCAACTCTCCAATAATCTACGATTTCTTTTTCTCACTTGTGTATTTCCAGATAAAAAAGAATCTTGCACAATATCATTATAAGATGATCTATCTTTTACAGAGTGCAAAGCATGGCTTAATTCATGAATTGTAGTCCCATATACTTGATCAGATGGTTTTCCATAATCTTTTATATGAACCTGAGCTGAAAGTCCAAATGTAATTTCACTTCTTAAATGAGAAAAGGAAGATGTAGGACCAGAATTTGATAATCTACCTGCAATTTTTATCTGAGTCTGTCTGCCAAAATTATAAAAATGATTATTCATTGGAGGTGATATTAGAGCAAATCTATTTCCATAATAGAAGTCATGGGCTGCTTGGTGTATTAAAGCGTGATATTCATCTTTACCTCCATTTAGGATAGGATGCCAAGACTGTTGTTTCACATCGGGACCATGTGTTTCTGCCTGAAAAAAAGATCCATCACGAACGCTATAATTATATCTTTCCCACTGAATAACATATCGAGCTTTTCCACGAACAGAAGAAGTGGAAAAATTTCCGTTTCCATCTGTTATTCCTTGTGCAACAGTAAACCATTGTCGCATTAAAACTTGAGCGCCGGTTACGGGTCTTAACCCGGCTATATCATCCTGGACGCGTATGCTTCCACTAGGATACCATTTAGTTCCAAAAATCCATCTCGCTTGCGGGGTTGAATTTTCTGTCAGCAACTCATTCTCGTTACCTGTTTGTTCGTAAGCAGAAAATAAAAGATTATTGAAAAGATCTGTTTTATTTTCAACTCTACCCGTTACCTCATATTCTTTGTAATCTTTAATATCAGCAAAATATTGATCCTGTTCAGGAATATATAATTCACTTAAAATTTCATGTTTTACGTTAGGAAGAATTTTTCCAACAGGAACTGCAGTATAATATACTGAAATAGTATCTCTATCTGGATTTCTATTTTCCAAGTATCCTTCTCTATACTCTGCATCTAACCTATAATCAAAATAATGAATTGTAGAGTCCCGTTTTAGTAATCCCACCTCTTCTTCATTTTCAGGAGTAAATTTAAGATAATAATGAGTGGTATGAATATCAAATTCTCCGAACCCATATTCAGGATTTTTATCTTTTATGGTTTGAAAAGCTTTTGTCATATTTTCCGTAGAATATGGATTCTCTAACATAATCGAATCTCCCGAAAAAGTTCTCGCTGAAAGAGTATTGTTCAATTCCTCTTTAAAAGCTTGTTCATTTTGGACTTCTGCTAATTCGTCCTTACACGAAATTTGAAAGGAAATTAACCCTATTGAAAGGACATAAAGAAATAATTGCCTCAGTTTTAATTTGTCGTTTTGTTTTATCATTATTATAAATTTTTAACTAGCTAAATATAAAATAAAAACTGAATTTCAGAATAAATAATTATACTGATTTTTTATACTCAAATCTTTAATGAAAATTCGTTAACTGAATAGTTATAATAAATTACTTATCAATACTTAATAGATTCCATCATTAACGTGCTATGTTTTCCGTTTCGTCGACTGACCCCAATTTTGTAGGCCAGTTCCCTTGCAGACAATTCGGTGTGTTCCAAAGCGATCTCTACCACCAGATCTTTCTGTCTTTCAGGAATGCTGTTCCATTGTCTATGGTTTGTTCTTTTCGTAGTTTCCAAGCCATCATAGCCGTATTCGAGGTAGCTTTTATACCATTTGTAAAAACTACTTCTGGCGATTCCAAAACTTTCCAAGGTTCGCTTCACACCGATTTCACTCCTGGTCACCGTTTGAATGATCTCGTATTTCTCGGCTGCTGATAATCTCATATATTTCCTGTATTTATCGATTAATCCAGCCTGTCTAAACTTTTTTTTACAATATCATAGCGAACGACCAGATCAGCTACGATCTCTTTCAAACGTGCGTTTTCCTTCTTCAGATCTGATACTTCATCACTCGTAGCCTCGCGAGCAATATCTCCATTGAGACGCTTCTTTCCTGCTTCCATAAACTCCTTGTTCCAGGCATAAAACTGCGACTGTGCAATATTATGGTTCCTGCAAAGTTCGGCTACGGAAGTCTCAGCTCGAAGACCTTCCATCACGATTAAAATCTTTTGCTCTGCAGTGAATATTCTGCGGGTGTTCTGCCGAATATCTTTTACGAATTTCTCGGTCGGTTTCTTTTTCGGTGTTGCCATAATTAAAATTACTCTTTTTATGAAAACACTTTTTAATATATAATGTCTACTTTTTGCTGACGATTTACATCCAATTTTAAAAAATACACCGAGCTGTTCTCCCATGGATTTTCCGGATTCCTGCATTTTTTGAGCTTGTGTATTCTTGGCATATCTGAACAAAGAACCGATGATTTTATCATTCATTTCTATAATTTCATCGATAATAGAAGCTTTGGTTTCCAGAAGTATTGCGACTAAAGTTGCGTATCTCCGGGATTCTTCGAAATCCCTTAGATGTTGTGGTGTCATCTGCCTGCCTTCTCTGGCTATTTTCAACAACCGTGTTTGATGAATATCCTTACCAATATCTTTTGGAAGATCAATGTCTTTAATAGTTTTCAACCTCTTTATGTGCATCAATAAAAATTTTGAATTGACCGCCTGTGGGGATTGCTTCATCCAATTTAGTTGACTGATGCTGCTTTTTTCCTGTAAGTTGAGAAGAGTATCTAATAACTGTTTTTGATGATTGGACAATACAGAACTC carries:
- a CDS encoding beta-sandwich domain-containing protein, with protein sequence MKYLCLLFIILFLKISAQTEIKGLVWSENKQAVSRANVILTDSQDNIITFVFSDKDGSFLLNTDKFGNFNLNISAMGYFSKKFPVSIIKRGESKNFKTIILETDKVKEIKEVVISRTSPIKIKKDTIEYSAKNFSNGTEQNVEDLLKKLPGITVLSDGKIKFGNKEVSRVMIENDDLFERGYQTLTQNMPSKPLDKVQVLKNYSKNKLLKNIEASESIALNLTLKEDAKGKWFGNVLLASTSYKEDMRQGKLNLMNFTKRQKIYFLLNANNLGLNEMKGVEYLTNPSSDNDVENVGTNINTLSIINLHQKNFQFDDKRTNFNNDKLVSLNYIYNFKTDWKLKFVTIFNEIENRNYINSFYKFNFNGLDFINSEDKIWKQNNRNIVGKVELSKDFKNNSNLQFYNKVSSLNENNNNIFLFNEQLNNQIGKNELFANENRLTYTKKIDSSKALVAVARYIFQNRPYDFTDENDVFSQILNNPDAQKINQIIDSKMNFGGLKLSYLKKYAEEHSLELQLGNEFRKDFLSSNLHIFNSNNEAISFDKSEFINHTDYVQNNVFAQIKYNKKVKNWSYGFTILNQMIHSDLNQNKQNGFYVSPLANIGYQNRKIGNFNLNAGRKFSTVSINDVYTNYIYQGNRNFKQSNVNFAVLQDCNLGFSYNVGEQMSQYLNFNINFFKSGDYLSNNMIVNPNYTFNQTILVKNNSNLSASLELRKYLKPIRSRLSILSSYMQSGYENSVNNQPLIKTKFINWKAAFEMKSGWTKFINYECGYEWAFNTISSKVNSNKYIDQKGFLNLYFTINSQFRIESLVEYYKFGNTAQKTTQFWDIKANYTLKKYNMSIFIQGNNLLNSNSIQRYSINNISESLYTQRLLPRHIVLGINKNF
- a CDS encoding GLPGLI family protein; amino-acid sequence: MTAYIKFIMILFCVFFKAQNNFIVYNKIIDDAGGNEKIYEKNILVFQDKWSIFFSYRGSLEEVNDFLTNSEKIRSSQIIKNSLDEKKFYIKDNSFTKEILFTLDNYQKIDWNIIQKDTEIILGYKCHKALGKFRGRDFIAYFTTDLPVDLGPLKFRGLPGVILKVSDKDNLFTYEAAKIVLNFPQKIDINSKLLFSFPEEKSKYIDYKEYINIENNYLKDIKSKVEANRPAGTIVVSSSKERDFKIEKSFEWEESKKP
- a CDS encoding DDE-type integrase/transposase/recombinase — encoded protein: MKQRDLIPAPNHFLLSAANEFKDKTEFVHQMWQTDFTYFKIIGWGWYYLSTILDDYSRYIIHWELCDSMKAEDVKRTVDTAIKKAKLKTKAKPKLLSDNGSCYVSGELKTYLRDNVKMKQVHGKPMHPQTQGKIERYHRTMKNVVKLNHFYHPEELIQALEKFVENYNNKPYHESINNLTPADVYFGRSEQILEKRKQTKAESIRKRRQIYNQQKLVSL
- a CDS encoding recombinase family protein: MKIGYIRISTQDQNYNLQEDALNKLGCEMIFKETVSGATKERPQLKKLLEQIRKGDVVVVYKLDRLGRSLKHLLEIVEILNSKNVALQSLHDNIDTTTPQGRLFFNISASFAEFEKDLIRERTKAGLEAARERGKKGGRRKGLSKEAQQKAIIAENYYNEGIKSVNEIAADLKISKMTMYKYLRERNVEIKVYNRK
- a CDS encoding Tn3 family transposase, producing MPRKQVLSEFEIKELIKIPETDEELIINYSLSENDFSIIKNHCRTNTNKLGFAVNLSYMRHPGIILAPELYPDRQILQFISSQLGINVLEWENYGKREQTRREYISILQSVYGFRIFTIIDYTVYKGLLQEIALKTDKGFVVAEELVKFLRKNKILLPATGTIERLCSEALINAEKQIYDSLSSSLSNHQKQLLDALLNLQEKSSISQLNWLKQSPQAVNSKFLLMHIKRLKTIKEINLPKDIGKDIHQNRLLKIAREGRQMTPQHLRDFEESRRYATLVAILLETKASIIDEIIEMNDKIIGSLFRYAKNTQTQKMQDSGKSMGEQLGIFFKVGSALLDAKETGEDPFDAVESVISWDALAQSISEAKNLTAKQNFDSLYFISDKYFTIKKYGGEFLKELELRSAPVAEDILKAVGILIDLYEGKIKKLPEKIPSGFIRKRWEELVFTENGIDRKFYELCIFSELKNHLRSGDLWVQGSRQYKDFEDYLIPAGRFVEMKDENQVPLDVALNAEEFLSERMELLSNKIQIVCKLIENNELPESSIINDRIKIKPLENTVPEEVEVLAKKIYSLLPLIKITDLLKEVDQWTGFTDQFIHLKSGNKASDKNLLLTVILSDAINLGLRKMSEASPGTSYAKLSWLQAWHIRDETYSSALAKIINTQSDHSFSSYWGEGKTSSSDGQRFATGSYAQRTGNINPKYGSSPGVQFYTHISDQYAPFHTKVINVGVRDATYVLDGLLYHESELQIEEHYTDTSGFTDHVFALMQLLGFKFAPRIRDLNDKKLFIPETSTSYSALSEHIGGTINSKKIIQNWDEILRLAASIKNGTVTASLIVKKIGSYPRQNGLAVALRELGKIERTLFMLDWYMSPELRRRVTAGLNKGEARNALARAVYFNRFGEVRERSFENQRYKASGLNLVTAAIVLWNTVYIEKAVQHLKEQGEEINEELLQHLSPLGWEHIHLTGDYVWEDRIKFKKGEFRSLRNSL
- a CDS encoding T9SS type A sorting domain-containing protein, whose translation is MDKKLLLIFAITLSLFAFSQNISFETSEGYTLGNLPGQQGWSRWGGVTTSSAKVINTTASIGSNSVTVTSNSSGTSGGVTKSISGFTKTEYSFDYKISAVGSSEYHMVVQDLDDNIVGGFNIEPSQGGLLVYNGVIDDGVATSVNISANTWYNFKLIANLATHTVTYYLNNILLGSQPISNSVMGFNVLNFVYDNEGSGFTMDNIKILNADLLSTSENNYNDKIDVYPNPTSDFINIKIKEVVKSIEIFDLSGKLILKDVSGKKEISISHLQNGSYILKVNTKESAYTKKFIKN
- a CDS encoding helix-turn-helix domain-containing protein: MKRTLESFGIARSSFYKWYKSYLEYGYDGLETTKRTNHRQWNSIPERQKDLVVEIALEHTELSARELAYKIGVSRRNGKHSTLMMESIKY